A window from Rhodothermales bacterium encodes these proteins:
- the atpB gene encoding F0F1 ATP synthase subunit A — MSLIFVVPLPASASGDGEDEQLDAVHHVADGNYLDFEPFGKIELPRILLVRRPDGSYGLDAYLTTHSAVASGRYVVVPDESDTTTTHAEAGEGIAAEEPEADHAGGVLAPVAGELIVDLSITRHLAFAWLGCLIVVLLFVSLARRYNRGIGRDSAPKGIFHNLFETLVIFVRDEIARPNLGDKTDKFLPYLLTAFFFIYTCNLLGLVPYGSTATSNISITAVLAAFTFVITQVSANKEHWAHLFGPPGTPMLVRFILFPVEFLGLFTKPIALAIRLFANMTAGHLVILSLIGLIFTFSNLFGPVGGYGIAPVSIAFSLGIFLLELLVATIQAYIFTMLSALFIGMAVVEHDHHHDDAHDVAALPDAGGETIELAQEAQPALAV, encoded by the coding sequence TTGAGCCTCATCTTTGTGGTCCCGCTGCCCGCGTCGGCCAGCGGTGACGGCGAGGATGAACAGCTGGATGCGGTTCATCACGTGGCGGACGGTAACTACCTGGACTTCGAGCCGTTCGGCAAGATCGAGTTGCCGCGCATTCTTCTGGTTCGCCGTCCGGACGGCAGCTATGGCCTGGATGCCTACCTCACGACTCACTCGGCAGTGGCGTCTGGACGGTATGTCGTCGTCCCGGACGAATCCGATACAACTACGACCCATGCTGAGGCCGGCGAAGGAATCGCCGCGGAAGAGCCAGAGGCCGATCATGCGGGAGGCGTGCTGGCACCCGTGGCCGGAGAGCTGATCGTCGACCTGTCCATCACCAGGCACCTCGCGTTCGCGTGGCTTGGTTGCCTGATAGTCGTTCTTTTATTCGTGTCACTGGCCCGCAGATACAATCGCGGAATAGGTCGGGACTCGGCGCCGAAGGGCATCTTCCACAACCTCTTCGAGACGCTCGTCATTTTTGTCAGAGATGAGATAGCAAGGCCGAACCTGGGTGACAAGACCGACAAGTTCCTGCCTTATTTACTGACAGCCTTCTTCTTCATCTACACGTGCAATTTGCTCGGTCTGGTCCCGTACGGCTCAACGGCGACATCCAACATCTCGATCACGGCGGTGCTGGCGGCATTCACGTTTGTCATTACGCAGGTCAGCGCCAACAAGGAGCACTGGGCGCATCTGTTTGGACCGCCGGGGACCCCGATGCTCGTCCGCTTCATCCTGTTTCCGGTGGAGTTCCTCGGATTGTTTACGAAGCCGATCGCCCTCGCCATCCGGCTCTTCGCAAATATGACCGCCGGCCACCTGGTGATCCTGAGTCTGATCGGACTCATATTCACATTTTCAAATCTGTTCGGGCCGGTCGGCGGCTACGGCATAGCTCCGGTGAGCATCGCCTTTTCACTTGGGATTTTTCTGCTCGAATTGCTGGTAGCGACGATTCAGGCGTACATCTTCACGATGCTGTCGGCGCTGTTCATTGGCATGGCAGTCGTAGAGCATGATCATCATCATGATGACGCGCATGACGTGGCCGCGCTGCCTGACGCAGGTGGTGAGACCATCGAACTTGCGCAGGAAGCACAGCCGGCACTGGCGGTTTAG
- a CDS encoding polymer-forming cytoskeletal protein, with amino-acid sequence MSLLGTRNNDETMSKPPTPANPGQINMIGEGTVIEGTLRSESDVRVSGRVVGNLDVQGKVIVAKEGSVNGELVAISADIAGDVQGQIHIKELCVLKGAARVDADIKSARLVVEEGAVFNGQCEMGQMKSVKGKDITPAAESKELKASA; translated from the coding sequence ATGTCACTGTTAGGAACCCGTAACAACGACGAAACCATGTCGAAACCACCCACCCCCGCAAATCCCGGCCAGATCAATATGATCGGCGAGGGAACGGTCATCGAAGGAACCCTTCGCTCGGAAAGCGACGTGCGCGTAAGCGGACGCGTTGTCGGTAATCTGGATGTTCAGGGCAAAGTGATCGTTGCGAAAGAAGGCTCCGTCAACGGAGAACTCGTTGCGATCAGTGCCGATATCGCGGGCGATGTCCAGGGCCAGATCCACATCAAGGAGCTGTGCGTACTGAAGGGCGCAGCGCGTGTCGACGCCGACATCAAGTCGGCGCGGCTGGTGGTCGAAGAAGGCGCTGTCTTCAACGGCCAGTGTGAGATGGGACAGATGAAAAGCGTCAAGGGCAAGGACATCACGCCTGCCGCCGAGAGCAAGGAGCTCAAGGCGTCAGCCTGA
- the atpE gene encoding ATP synthase F0 subunit C, whose translation MEPTSLAFLSAGIGAGLVVIGAGYGIGRLAAPAMEGSARQPEAAGDIRTSMIIAAALIEGVALFGLVICFALAFK comes from the coding sequence ATGGAACCAACCTCTTTGGCATTCTTGAGCGCCGGCATTGGCGCAGGCCTCGTTGTGATTGGCGCAGGCTACGGCATCGGCCGGCTTGCGGCACCTGCCATGGAAGGATCTGCTCGTCAGCCAGAGGCTGCGGGTGACATCCGGACATCGATGATCATCGCCGCAGCCCTCATCGAAGGTGTGGCGCTGTTCGGGCTGGTCATCTGTTTCGCACTGGCATTCAAATAG
- a CDS encoding AtpZ/AtpI family protein, which yields MKQAAPLLGLGMQMALTMALFVAAGFWADRKFETSPLFTLAGAVLAIVALGLHLARIVRSLDGPGPEDPDT from the coding sequence ATGAAGCAGGCCGCGCCCCTCCTGGGGCTCGGTATGCAGATGGCACTCACGATGGCTCTGTTCGTCGCCGCTGGCTTCTGGGCAGATCGCAAATTCGAAACGAGTCCGCTGTTCACGCTCGCGGGTGCCGTGCTGGCGATCGTCGCGCTGGGCCTCCATCTCGCGCGAATTGTCAGATCCCTCGATGGACCCGGCCCAGAAGATCCCGACACCTGA
- a CDS encoding M23 family metallopeptidase: MREFFAEFFRDARNTIRVIFIDDEGAGEPRQHRIVPAQVVGAVFSSMAAAILVTIAVIAFTPLRELIPGYSTEEMRRDARLNALRLESIIDSLETQSRYVDHLRSLMTGQVVAEDDGFLDGIPTPVADIEGPEPRLGTRPTSENWRDHTQPAFGLDVLPSPTAVRAAVVDASERYLSSLGFPVVAPVEGIFTRGFAADIGHYGMDIAASEGSVVRSIGDGYVILADWTHDGGHALAIQHARGYISVYKHNQRLLKNVGDRVRDREPVALSGNSGEITTGPHLHFELWQNGLAQDPSAFFLSL; this comes from the coding sequence ATGCGTGAGTTTTTCGCGGAGTTCTTTCGGGATGCTCGCAACACGATCCGAGTCATCTTCATTGATGACGAGGGTGCGGGCGAACCCAGGCAGCACCGTATTGTGCCCGCACAGGTCGTAGGTGCAGTTTTTTCGTCCATGGCCGCCGCAATACTGGTGACGATCGCGGTAATCGCCTTCACTCCTCTCCGCGAGCTGATTCCGGGATACAGCACCGAGGAAATGAGACGTGATGCACGCCTCAACGCCCTCCGGCTCGAATCGATAATCGATTCGCTGGAAACTCAGTCCCGCTACGTCGATCACCTCAGGAGTCTGATGACCGGCCAGGTTGTAGCGGAAGACGATGGATTTCTCGACGGTATACCGACGCCGGTGGCGGACATTGAAGGCCCTGAGCCCCGGCTCGGTACCCGTCCGACATCCGAAAATTGGCGCGATCACACACAGCCGGCGTTTGGTCTCGACGTGCTTCCTTCGCCCACGGCAGTCCGGGCTGCCGTCGTCGATGCGTCCGAACGGTACCTGTCCAGTCTGGGCTTTCCTGTCGTGGCTCCGGTCGAGGGCATTTTCACACGTGGCTTTGCGGCCGATATAGGACACTATGGAATGGACATTGCCGCTAGCGAAGGATCGGTCGTTCGATCCATCGGTGACGGCTATGTGATCCTGGCGGATTGGACACACGACGGGGGCCACGCGTTGGCGATTCAGCATGCCAGGGGCTACATTTCAGTTTATAAGCACAATCAGAGGCTACTGAAGAACGTAGGCGACAGGGTCCGCGATCGAGAACCCGTCGCACTGAGCGGAAACTCCGGAGAGATCACAACAGGCCCCCACCTGCATTTTGAGTTGTGGCAGAACGGACTCGCTCAGGATCCCAGTGCGTTTTTCCTGTCGCTATAA